From the Clostridia bacterium genome, the window CCGCTCAACTCGGCCGGTAACCACGGTGCCGCGGCCGGTAATGCTGAATACGTCCTCAATGGGCATGAGGAAGGGCTTATCCTTATCCCGCTGGGGAGTAGGAATATAGCTATCCACCGCATCCAAAAGCTCCCAGATCTTGCTGCACCACTGGCAGTCCCGCTTGCCGCAAGCACACTCCATTGCCTTTAGAGCCGAGCCGGCAATGATGGGAATTTCGTCGCCGGGAAACTCATACTCATTTAATAGATCCCGAACTTCGATTTCCACTAGCTCCATCAGCTCGGGATCGTCCACCATGTCCACCTTGTTCAGGAAGACTACAATGTAAGGAACGCCTACTTGGCGGGCCAGGAGTATGTGCTCACGGGTCTGAGGCATGGGGCCGTCGGCAGCCGAGACTACCAGAATCGCCCCGTCCATCTGCGCCGCGCCAGTAATCATGTTCTTGACATAGTCGGCGTGGCCCGGGCAGTCAACGTGGGCATAGTGACGCTTGTCGGTCTCGTATTCCACGTGGGCGGTAGCAATGGTAATACCCCGCTCCCGCTCTTCCGGAGCGTTGTCGATGGAGTCGAAGCTCCGAGGGGTCGCCTTCCCTTCCTTGGCCAGGCACAAGGTAATGGCAGAAGTCAGGGTGGTCTTGCCGTGATCTACGTGCCCGATGGTGCCCACGTTGACGTGGGGCTTGGTCCGCTCAAATTTTTGTTTGGCCATAATTCGTCCTCCTTCTTGAATTAGGCTTGCAACTCTATCTTGCCTTGCCTTTTGGCCACAATACCGTCAGCAATGGATTTGGGAACTTCCCCATAATGGTCAAACTGCATTACGTAGGTGCCCCGACCTTGGGTTCGCGAGCGCAAGTCGGTGGCATACCCAAACATGGTAGCCAACGGAACATAACCTCGGATCACCTGAACATTGCCTCGCTGTTCCATCCCTTCAATTTGCCCTCGCCGCGAAGTTAGATCTCCCAGCACATCGCCTAGATACTCCTCGGGAACCACCACCTCCGCCTTCATCACCGGCTCTAGCAGTACCGGCCCTGCTTGTTCCACCGCTCGCTTGAAAGCTTGGGCGCCAGCAATCTTAAAGGCAATTTCCGATGAATCTACCTCATGGTAAGAGCCATCGACCAAGCTAACCCGCACATCTACCGTGGGATAGCCAGCCAAGACTCCGTTTTCCATGGCTTCCCGTACCCCGGCGTCTACAGCCGGGATAAACTCCTTGGGCACAACCCCGCCCACAATGCGGTCCACGAATTCATACCCTTGGCCGCGCTCCAAGGGCTCAATTTCTAACCAAACATGGCCGTACTGGCCGCGGCCTCCGGTCTGCCGGATATAACGCCCCTCGGCTTTAGCCCGCCGGGTAATGGTCTCCTTGTAAGCCACCTGCGGCCGGCCCACTCTGGCATCCACATGGAACTCCCGCAATAAGCGGTCAACAATTATTTCTAGGTGTAGCTCTCCCATGCCGGAGATCAGGGTCTGCCCCGTCTCCTGGTCGGTGTAGGTGCGGAAGGTAGGATCCTCCTCCGCCAGCTTCTGCAAGGAAATGATTAGCTTCTCCTGGTCAGCCTTGGTCTGAGGCTCAATGGCCACCGAGATCACCGGCTCCGGGAAGCTGATGGACTCAAGCCTTATGGGGTGGTCCTCGGAGCACAGAGTGTCGCCGGTAAAGGTATTTTTAAGGCCCACCGCCGCTCCGATGTCGCCGGCATACATCTCCAGGGTTTCTTCCCGATGGTTGGCATGCATGCGCAGGATCCGGCCGATGCGCTCCTTCTTGCCAGTATTGGCATTCAAAACATAGGAACCCGCTTTTAGGGTTCCAGAATAAATCCTAAAGAAGGTAAGGCGGCCCACATAAGGATCGGTCATAACCTTGAACGCCAAGGCAGAGAAAGGAGCTCCATCATCGGCTAAGCGCTTTTCTTCCTCACCTGTGTCCGGATTTACACCCTCCACTGCCGGAATATCGATGGGGGAAGGCAAATAATCCACCACCGCATCCAAAAGCGGCTGCACGCCGCGGTTCCTGAAGGCGGAACCGCATAGCACCGGGACGACGGCTCCGGACAAGGTGCCACGCCGCAAAGCTTGCCGGATTTCTTCCGGAGTCACGGTTTCCCCGTCCAGATACTTGATCATGATCTGGTCATCAATCTCCGCCAAGGCCTCCAGCATCTTATCCCGGTATTGCCGGGCCTTTTCTTCCATATCAGCCGGGATGGGCTCCTGGTGATAAATGGTACCAGCCTCATCCTCCCATACTAGGAAGCAACTATTGATAAGGTCAATAATGCCCGAAAAACTATCCTCAGCCCCCACCGGCAACTGGATAGCCACCGGGTTGGCCCCCAGCCGATCTTCAATTTCCTTCAGTACCCGGTAGAAATCGGCGCCCAGGCGATCCATCTTGTTTACAAAGGCTATCCGCGGGATGTGGTACTTATCGGCCTGGTGCCAGACGGTTTCTGATTGGGGCTCAACCCCTCCCACAGCGCAAAAGACGCCAATAGCCCCGTCCAGTACCCGCAGCGAGCGCTCTACCTCTACTGTAAAGTCCACGTGTCCGGGCGTGTCAATGATATTGATACGGTGATCGCGCCAGTGACAAGTAGTAGCCGCGGAGGTAATAGTAATACCCCGTTCCTGCTCCTGGACCATCCAATCCATGGTAGCCGCGCCGTCATCGACCTCGCCGATGCGGTGAACTCTGCCGGTATAGAATAGGATCCTTTCGGTTGTGGTGGTTTTGCCAGCATCGATATGAGCCATGATGCCGATATTGCGCGTCCTCTCCAGGGCAATTTCTCTGGCCATTACTATCCCTCCTTTCTAGATTTCTAGATTCTTGATTTCTATACCTTGATTCACCCGCCTGCCCGCCTCGCTGCCGATTGATTTACCAGCGGTAATGGGCAAAGGCCTTGTTGGCTTCTGCCATGCGGTGGGTGTCTTCCTTTTTCTTTACTGCCCCTCCGGTGTTGTTGGCTGCATCAATAAGCTCGGCAGCCAGCTTTTCCTCCATGCTTTTTCCGGAACGCTGCCGCGCATACTCTACCAGCCACCGGATGGCTAGGGATTGGCGGCGCTCAGGTCTCACTTCCACCGGCACCTGATAGTTGGCGCCACCTACCCGGCGCGCCTTGACTTCTAGGAGCGGCATGGTGTTCTTTAGGGCCTGCTCCAGTACCTCCAGAGGCGGCTTGCCAGTCTTCTCGGCCACAATGTCGAAGGCCCCATAGCAGATCGACTCAGCTAGCCGCTTCTTACCATGTAGCATGACTTTATTGATTAGCTTGGCTACGGGTACACTATTGTAGACTACATCAGGCGGCACCTCGCGCCTTGGTGCCCTTCCTCGCCGTGGCATCGTATCCCCCCTTTGCTTTAACGCGCAGCCTTCTTGGGCTTCTTGGCTCCATACTTGGAACGCCCTTGGTTGCGATTGGCTACCCCGGTAGCATCCAGGGTTCCCCGCACGATATGGTAACGTACCCCTGGAAGGTCCTTAACCCGGCCTCCCCGGATCAGCACCACCGAGTGCTCCTGCAGGTTGTGGCCGATGCCGGGAATGTAGGCGGTCACTTCGATGCCGTTGGTCAACCGCACCCGCGCTACCTTGCGCAAGGCCGAATTGGGCTTTTTCGGGGTAGTGGTGTAAACTCTAGTGCACACGCCCCGCTTTTGCGGCGACTCCCGCAGAGCCGGAGCCGACGATTTCTTGGTTACCTTTTCCCGCCCTTGCTTTACCAACTGATGAATAGTAGGCACAATCCCACCTCCTCTTTCGAAAATCATTTCCCAGCACTCAATTCGCCTATCCCACCCATCAGGCGTTGCCCAGCCATGCTAAGTCACCCTTACTAAGTCCCAGTTGCCTGCTGGTTAAGTGCTGGATCGCTTCCGGCCCAGCCCCCGAGGTGCCGCTAGCAAGCGGCATGGGGGGGGACTTCCCCGGTTAATCTCTCAATATTGCCGCCGAGGCCGAGCCTACGTCAATGCCGCAGGCCGCCCCTAGTTCTTCCATATCATCTACCATCACTACTTCTACTGCCTTTTCCTGGCATAACCTCAATAATGGCTCCGTCACATGAGGCTCGGCGTTGCGAGCCACGAAGACTGCCCGGGCTAGGCCCTTCTGCACTGCTTTAGTGGTCTCCCGGGTACCAACGCTCCTGCGCTTAGCCTTCCTCAGGTCCTCCAGAACCATGGTTTCTCCTTCTCCCCTTTTGCTTACGCACGCACGCGTGAGATTGTACCACGCTTCAAGGCCAGCTGTCAACTGGAGTTTTCCCTGCCCTATGCCGGGGCGGGAGCAGGCGCCGGTGCCTGTTCGACCGCCTCGCCGGCCGGCAGTACCCGCTCTTCGGCCTCGCCCTCTGCCCCCTCAGCCTTGGCCACCTTGGCTTCCCCGTCTACCAGTACCGGCTTTAGGCTGCGGTAGCGGCTCATGCCGGTGCCGGCTGGAATAAGCTTGCCGATGATTACGTTTTCCTTTAGCCCGAGCAGCAGATCCGTCTTGCCCTTAATGGCAGCATCGGTAAGCACCCGGGTAGTTTCCTGGAAGGAAGCTGCCGATAAGAAGGAATCGGTAGCCAGGGAAGCCCGGGTGATCCCCAGGAGCACCGGCCGGGCGGTGGCCGGCTCCCCTCCTTGTTCCATCACCCGCCGGTTTTCCTCTTCAAACTCAAAGCTGTCCAGTATACCCCCGGGCAAAAGCCCGGTATCACCAGGGTTATCTACTTTTACCTTGCGCAGCATTTGGCGAATGATAATCTCGATGTGCTTGTCGTTAATATCCACTCCCTGCATACGGTAAACCTGCTGCACTTCCCGTAAGAGGTAGGTCTGTACCGCCTTAGGCCCCTTGATCTTTAAAAGATCATGGGGGTTAATTGGCCCTTCGGTGAGGGGATCGCCCGCCTCCACCCGCTGGCCGTCCTCTACTCTCACCCGGGACCCATGGGGAATGACATAGCTCTCGTACAACCCATCATCGGTCACCACTTGGATCTCCCGCCGCCCGCGGGCCTCGCCTATCTTTACCGTCCCGGAAACCTCGCTGAGGATACAAAATCCCTTGGGCTTTCGAGCTTCAAACAGCTCCTCCACCCGAGGCAGGCCCTGGGTGATATCTTCCCCGGCCACGCCGCCGGTGTGGAAGGTACGCATGGTCAGCTGGGTGCCTGGCTCGCCAATGGACTGGGCAGCAATGATGCCCACTGCCTCCCCGATCTCCACCGGGCTGCCGGTGGCCAAGTTGCGGCCGTAGCACTTGGCACAAACTCCATAGCGAGTCCGGCAGGTAAGAACCGAACGGATCTTTACCTTCTTAATACCCGACTCAACGATCCGGGCTGCCGCATCCTCATCGATCTCGTTATCGGCGGCTACCAAAACCTCGCCGGTCTCCGGGTGGCGCACATCCTCCAGGGCATACCTGCCGATGATGCGTTCCGCTAACCCTTCAATGACTTGGTCGCCCTCACGAATTTCCTCCACTTCAATGCCGTCGGTGGCATGGCAATCTTGCTCGCGAACAATAGTATCCTGAGAGACGTCCACCAGCCGCCGGGTGAGGTAGCCTGAGTCAGCCGTCCGCAGAGCGGTATCCGCCAAGCCTTTGCGGGCCCCGTGGGTGGAAATGAAGTACTCTAGAACCGTAAGTCCTTCTCGGAAGTTGGAACGGATGGGCAGGTCAATGATCCGGCCCGCTGGGTCGGCCATCAATCCCCGCATGCCAGCCAGCTGGCGGATCTGCTGGACGTTGCCTCGGGCTCCCGAGTTGGCCATCATGAATACCGGGTTAAACTGGTCCAGGCCCGACATGAGCTGATCTGTCACTTTCTCGGTGGCCTGGTTCCAATCCTCGATGATGCGTTCATAGCGCTCGTCCTCGGAGATCAACCCGCGGCGGTACTGATCTTCGATTTGCTCCACCTTAGCCTCAGTCTCGCGAATGATCTCGTCCTTCTCGGTGGGGACAATAAGATCGCCTATGCCAATGGTGACCCCGGCTTTAGTAGCAAAGTCATAGCCCACCTTTTTGATGCCGTCCAGCACCTTGGCAGTGCCCGAAGCCCCCAGGCAGCGATAGCACTGGTCAACCAGGTGACCTAAGTCCTTTTTCCCTACCTCGTGATTGATAAACCCTAGCTCTTTGGGAATGGGAACTTCAAAATTGAAGATCAGGCGGCCAACGCTGGTCTCCACCATCTTGCCATCCAGCCGCACTTTAATCAGGGCGTGTAGGTCCACCACTTTCTCCCGATAGGCTGCTAAAGCCTCCTCATAGCTGGCAAAGATGCGACCTTCGCCCTTAGCTCCCCGCCGTACAGCAGTAAGGTAGTAAACTCCCAGTACCATATCCTGGGTGGGGGTGACCACCGGGCGCCCGTCCTTGGGGTTCAGGATATTTCCAGTGGAGAGCATCAACAACCTGGCTTCAGCCTGGGCTTCAGCAGAAAGGGGTACGTGCACCGCCATCTGATCGCCGTCAAAGTCAGCGTTATAAGCCGTACATACCAGGGGATGGATCTGGATCGCCCTTCCCTCCACCAGGATGGGCTCAAAGGCCTGAATGCCCAGCCTATGCAGGGTAGGAGCTCGGTTGAGCAATACCGGATGCTCCTTGATTACTTCCTCCAGCACATCCCATACTTCATCTTTGACCCTCTCGACCATCCGCTTGGCGCTTTTGATGTTGTGGGCATACCCCTTGTCGACCAAGCGCTTCATGACGAAGGGCTTGAACAGCTCCAGCGCCATCTCCTTGGGCAGCCCGCACTGATGCATCTTTAGGGTTGGGCCTACCACGATAACCGAGCGGCCCGAGTAATCAACTCGCTTGCCCAGCAGGTTTTGGCGGAACCGGCCCTGTTTGCCTTTAAGCATATCGCTCAAGGACTTGAGGGGGCGATTTCCAGGCCCGGTAACCGGCCGGCCCCGACGTCCATTGTCGATCAGAGCGTCCACCGCTTCCTGGAGCATCCGCTTTTCATTGCGGACAATAATGTCGGGAGCGCCCAGATCCAAGAGTCTCTTCAGACGGTTGTTGCGGTTGATGACTCGGCGATACAGGTCGTTTAGATCAGAAGTGGCAAAGCGGCCGCCGTCCAGCTGTACCATGGGCCGCAGTTCCGGGGGAATAACCGGGATGACATCCAGGATCATCCACTCTGGCCGGTTGCCCGACTGCCTAAATGCCTCTACCACCTCCAGCCGACGGACCGCCCGCACCCGCCTCTGGCCACTGGATTCTTTGGCCTCACGCCTGAGCTCCTGGCTGAGCTTATCCAGGTCAATTTCCTGGAGCAATTGCTTAATGGCTTCGGCTCCCATGCCAGCTTGGAAACGGTTGCCGTAGCGCTCGCGGTATTCCCGGTATTCGGTTTCCGTCAACAGCTGTTTTTTCACCAAAGGCGTATCGCCCGGATCCAATACTATATAGGAAACAAAGTACAGCACCTTCTCCAAGGCCCGAGGGGACAGATCCAGGATCAGGCCCATACGGCTAGGAATGCCCTTAAAATACCAAATATGGGAAACCGGGGCCGCCAGCTCTATATGCCCCATGCGTTCGCGCCGGACTTTAGCTCGCGTGACCTCAACCCCGCAGCGATCGCAGACTACACCCTTGTAGCGTACCCGCTTGTATTTGCCGCAGTGGCATTCCCAGTCCTTGGTGGGACCAAAGATTTTCTCACAAAACAATCCTTCCCGCTCGGGCTTTAAGGTCCGGTAGTTTATGGTCTCTGGTTTTTTCACTTCACCGCTGGACCAAGCCCGGATCTGCTCCGGAGAGGCCAAACCTATCCGCAAGCGGTCGAAGTTACTTACGTCTAGCACGCTATCGCTCCTCCCTGACCTCTTTACTTTCCGCGTGCCGTGCGGCGCCGGCTTCTGGGCGTTGGCAGCTCCTCCCTGTCCAGGTCTTCCAAGTCTAAGCCGCTTTCTTCCTCGTCTTCAAGTTCATCGGCTTCCGAGATTAGGGCGCGCCGCTTCGATCTTTGCCGCTTCAGGAATACCTCGTCATCATCGGCACCCAAGTCTTCGTCATCAAGATGGATGTCATCAAGGGTATCTTCATCGGCCAGGATCGGAAGCTCCACCTCTTCCTCTCCATCGCCCTCATCTACGCCTTCTTCACCAAAAGCCACCAAGTCTTCGCCTTCTTCCTCTTCCTCTTCCTCTTCTTCCTCTTCTCCCTCCGGCTCCTCTATTGGTAGCTCGTCTTCCCGCTTTCGCACCGGCTCTTCCCCTTTAATATCAATGCCCAGTTCTTTGGCGGTTTCCCCGATATCGTCGTCATCTTCGCGGATCTCGATCTCCTGGTTTTCTTCCGAGAGGACTTTTACGTCCAGCCCTAGGCTCTGCAGCTCCTTGATCAGCACCTTGAAGGACTCGGGTACGCCAGGCTCAGGCACATTTTCTCCTTTCACCACCGCTTCGTAGGTGCGCACCCGGCCCACCACGTCATCCGATTTGACGGTCAATATCTCTTGCAAGGTATAAGCCGCGCCATAAGCTTCTAGAGCCCAAACCTCCATCTCTCCGAAGCGCTGGCCGCCAAACTGCGCCTTGCCGCCCAAGGGCTGCTGGGTAACCAAGGAATAAGGTCCGGTAGAACGGGCGTGGATCTTGTCATCCACTAAGTGGGCTAGCTTCAGCATGTAGATGTAGCCCACCGTGATTTCGTTGTCGAAAGGCTCGCCGGTACGGCCATCGCGCAGCTTGGTCTTACCGGTAGGTGGTAAACCAGCTTTTTGCAACATCTTGATGATATCGTCCTCGTCGGCGCCATCAAACACAGGCGAGGCAACATATAAGCCCAAGGCTTTGGCCGCCCAGCCCAAATGGCATTCTAGGATCTGGCCAATGTTCATTCGCGAGGGCACGCCTAGAGGGTTGAGGACAATATCCACTGGAGTGCCGTCTGGCAAGAACGGCATATCCTCCACGGGCAGGATACGGGAAATAACCCCCTTGTTTCCATGGCGCCCCGCCATCTTGTCGCCCTCGGAGATCTTGCGCTTCTGGGCCACGTAAACCCGCACCAGCTGGTTGACCCCCGGAGCCAGCTCATCTCCCTTGTCCCGGGAAAAGATCTTAACGTCTACTACAATACCCGACTCGCCGTGGGGCACGCGCAAGGAGGTATCTCGAACTTCCCGAGCTTTTTCTCCAAATATGGCCCGAAGCAACCTTTCTTCAGCTGTAAGCTCGGTTTCGCCCTTGGGAGTAACCTTGCCCACCAGGATATCCCCAGGGTGGACTTCCGCTCCTACCCGGATGATGCCGCGCTCGTCTAGGTCGCGCAGGATTTCCTCGCCGACATTGGGGATATCGCGGGTGATCTCCTCCGGGCCTAGCTTGGTATCGCGGGCATCGCACTCATATTCTTCGATATGAATGGAAGTAAACACGTCGTCCCGGACTAGGCGCTCGCTAATGAGGATGGCGTCCTCGTAATTGTAGCCCTCCCAGGGCATGTAGGCTACCAATACGTTCTTGCCCAAAGCCAGCTCTCCCTGATCGGTGGAGGGCCCATCCGCCAGTACCTGACCGGCTTCCACCCGGTCACCCTTGCGAACTATAGGACGCTGATTGATGCAAGTACCTTGATTGGAGCGGGAGAATTTCGCCAGCCGATAGGTGCTCACCGTGCCATCATCGTTGCGGACCAGGATCTCAGTAGCAGTCACCCGCTCCACCTTGCCTGGCTTCTCGGCCAGCACCACTACGCCGGAATCATGGGCCGCCTTCTGCTCCATCCCGGTCCCCACCAAGGGAGCCTCGGTACGGATAAGGGGTACCGCCTGGCGCTGCATATTGGCGCCCATCAGGGCCCGGTTGGCATCGTCATGCTCCAGGAAAGGAATGAGGGAAGTAGCCACGCTCCAAACCTGCTTGGGAGTAACATCCATGTATTGCACCCGTTCGGCTGGGACCGTCAGGATCTCATCGGCGTAACGGGCATCTACCCGTTTCTCCAGGAAATGGCCCTCATCGTCCAGAGGGGCGTTGGCTTGGGCAATGACATAATTGTCCTCTTCATCGGCGCTGAAGTACTCGATCTCGTCGGTAACTACGCCTCGCTCCTGATCCACCTTGCGATAAGGGGTCTCTATGAAGCCGAACTCGTTGATGCGGGCGTAGGTG encodes:
- the rpoB gene encoding DNA-directed RNA polymerase subunit beta produces the protein MEYPYPVPVGSRTRYSFGKIHEVLEMPNLIEVQKKSYEWFWKEGLRETFRDISPIQDFTGNLVLEFVDYTRGEPKYSIEECKERDMTYSAPLRVKVRLINRETAEVKEQEVFMGEFPLMTEKGTFVINGAERVVVSQMVRSPGVYYGEQQDSAGNKVYEATIIPNRGAWLELESDAAGAIYVRVDRTRKLPVTVLLRALGYGNKFKILELFEDDPHIQATLERDNTDSEEEALVEIYKRLRPGEPPTVESARNLLINLFFDPKHYDLGNVGRYKLQKKLKHGILWEEDLVARPGEGVIPSAVPGASAGGPANGEGKAYLRILTKEDVVATIKYFIKVMNGEAPIDDIDHLGNRRLRSVGELLQNQFRIGLARMERVVKERMSIQDVEAITPQVLINIRPVVAAVKEFFGSSQLSQFMDQTNPLAELTHKRRLSALGPGGLSRERAGFEVRDVHYSHYGRICPIETPEGPNIGLIGSLSTYARINEFGFIETPYRKVDQERGVVTDEIEYFSADEEDNYVIAQANAPLDDEGHFLEKRVDARYADEILTVPAERVQYMDVTPKQVWSVATSLIPFLEHDDANRALMGANMQRQAVPLIRTEAPLVGTGMEQKAAHDSGVVVLAEKPGKVERVTATEILVRNDDGTVSTYRLAKFSRSNQGTCINQRPIVRKGDRVEAGQVLADGPSTDQGELALGKNVLVAYMPWEGYNYEDAILISERLVRDDVFTSIHIEEYECDARDTKLGPEEITRDIPNVGEEILRDLDERGIIRVGAEVHPGDILVGKVTPKGETELTAEERLLRAIFGEKAREVRDTSLRVPHGESGIVVDVKIFSRDKGDELAPGVNQLVRVYVAQKRKISEGDKMAGRHGNKGVISRILPVEDMPFLPDGTPVDIVLNPLGVPSRMNIGQILECHLGWAAKALGLYVASPVFDGADEDDIIKMLQKAGLPPTGKTKLRDGRTGEPFDNEITVGYIYMLKLAHLVDDKIHARSTGPYSLVTQQPLGGKAQFGGQRFGEMEVWALEAYGAAYTLQEILTVKSDDVVGRVRTYEAVVKGENVPEPGVPESFKVLIKELQSLGLDVKVLSEENQEIEIREDDDDIGETAKELGIDIKGEEPVRKREDELPIEEPEGEEEEEEEEEEEGEDLVAFGEEGVDEGDGEEEVELPILADEDTLDDIHLDDEDLGADDDEVFLKRQRSKRRALISEADELEDEEESGLDLEDLDREELPTPRSRRRTARGK
- the fusA gene encoding elongation factor G, yielding MAREIALERTRNIGIMAHIDAGKTTTTERILFYTGRVHRIGEVDDGAATMDWMVQEQERGITITSAATTCHWRDHRINIIDTPGHVDFTVEVERSLRVLDGAIGVFCAVGGVEPQSETVWHQADKYHIPRIAFVNKMDRLGADFYRVLKEIEDRLGANPVAIQLPVGAEDSFSGIIDLINSCFLVWEDEAGTIYHQEPIPADMEEKARQYRDKMLEALAEIDDQIMIKYLDGETVTPEEIRQALRRGTLSGAVVPVLCGSAFRNRGVQPLLDAVVDYLPSPIDIPAVEGVNPDTGEEEKRLADDGAPFSALAFKVMTDPYVGRLTFFRIYSGTLKAGSYVLNANTGKKERIGRILRMHANHREETLEMYAGDIGAAVGLKNTFTGDTLCSEDHPIRLESISFPEPVISVAIEPQTKADQEKLIISLQKLAEEDPTFRTYTDQETGQTLISGMGELHLEIIVDRLLREFHVDARVGRPQVAYKETITRRAKAEGRYIRQTGGRGQYGHVWLEIEPLERGQGYEFVDRIVGGVVPKEFIPAVDAGVREAMENGVLAGYPTVDVRVSLVDGSYHEVDSSEIAFKIAGAQAFKRAVEQAGPVLLEPVMKAEVVVPEEYLGDVLGDLTSRRGQIEGMEQRGNVQVIRGYVPLATMFGYATDLRSRTQGRGTYVMQFDHYGEVPKSIADGIVAKRQGKIELQA
- a CDS encoding 30S ribosomal protein S12 — translated: MPTIHQLVKQGREKVTKKSSAPALRESPQKRGVCTRVYTTTPKKPNSALRKVARVRLTNGIEVTAYIPGIGHNLQEHSVVLIRGGRVKDLPGVRYHIVRGTLDATGVANRNQGRSKYGAKKPKKAAR
- the tuf gene encoding elongation factor Tu, coding for MAKQKFERTKPHVNVGTIGHVDHGKTTLTSAITLCLAKEGKATPRSFDSIDNAPEERERGITIATAHVEYETDKRHYAHVDCPGHADYVKNMITGAAQMDGAILVVSAADGPMPQTREHILLARQVGVPYIVVFLNKVDMVDDPELMELVEIEVRDLLNEYEFPGDEIPIIAGSALKAMECACGKRDCQWCSKIWELLDAVDSYIPTPQRDKDKPFLMPIEDVFSITGRGTVVTGRVERGTIKVGDEVEIVGLSPEPRKTVATGVEMFRKILEVAEAGDNIGVLLRGIDKKEVERGQVLAKPKSIHPHTKFDAEVYVLTKEEGGRHTPFFPGYRPQFYFRTTDVTGVIKLPEGVEMVMPGDNIKMNVELITPIAIEEGLRFAIREGGRTVGAGVVTHIIE
- the rpsG gene encoding 30S ribosomal protein S7, giving the protein MPRRGRAPRREVPPDVVYNSVPVAKLINKVMLHGKKRLAESICYGAFDIVAEKTGKPPLEVLEQALKNTMPLLEVKARRVGGANYQVPVEVRPERRQSLAIRWLVEYARQRSGKSMEEKLAAELIDAANNTGGAVKKKEDTHRMAEANKAFAHYRW
- a CDS encoding ribosomal L7Ae/L30e/S12e/Gadd45 family protein translates to MVLEDLRKAKRRSVGTRETTKAVQKGLARAVFVARNAEPHVTEPLLRLCQEKAVEVVMVDDMEELGAACGIDVGSASAAILRD
- the rpoC gene encoding DNA-directed RNA polymerase subunit beta', yielding MLDVSNFDRLRIGLASPEQIRAWSSGEVKKPETINYRTLKPEREGLFCEKIFGPTKDWECHCGKYKRVRYKGVVCDRCGVEVTRAKVRRERMGHIELAAPVSHIWYFKGIPSRMGLILDLSPRALEKVLYFVSYIVLDPGDTPLVKKQLLTETEYREYRERYGNRFQAGMGAEAIKQLLQEIDLDKLSQELRREAKESSGQRRVRAVRRLEVVEAFRQSGNRPEWMILDVIPVIPPELRPMVQLDGGRFATSDLNDLYRRVINRNNRLKRLLDLGAPDIIVRNEKRMLQEAVDALIDNGRRGRPVTGPGNRPLKSLSDMLKGKQGRFRQNLLGKRVDYSGRSVIVVGPTLKMHQCGLPKEMALELFKPFVMKRLVDKGYAHNIKSAKRMVERVKDEVWDVLEEVIKEHPVLLNRAPTLHRLGIQAFEPILVEGRAIQIHPLVCTAYNADFDGDQMAVHVPLSAEAQAEARLLMLSTGNILNPKDGRPVVTPTQDMVLGVYYLTAVRRGAKGEGRIFASYEEALAAYREKVVDLHALIKVRLDGKMVETSVGRLIFNFEVPIPKELGFINHEVGKKDLGHLVDQCYRCLGASGTAKVLDGIKKVGYDFATKAGVTIGIGDLIVPTEKDEIIRETEAKVEQIEDQYRRGLISEDERYERIIEDWNQATEKVTDQLMSGLDQFNPVFMMANSGARGNVQQIRQLAGMRGLMADPAGRIIDLPIRSNFREGLTVLEYFISTHGARKGLADTALRTADSGYLTRRLVDVSQDTIVREQDCHATDGIEVEEIREGDQVIEGLAERIIGRYALEDVRHPETGEVLVAADNEIDEDAAARIVESGIKKVKIRSVLTCRTRYGVCAKCYGRNLATGSPVEIGEAVGIIAAQSIGEPGTQLTMRTFHTGGVAGEDITQGLPRVEELFEARKPKGFCILSEVSGTVKIGEARGRREIQVVTDDGLYESYVIPHGSRVRVEDGQRVEAGDPLTEGPINPHDLLKIKGPKAVQTYLLREVQQVYRMQGVDINDKHIEIIIRQMLRKVKVDNPGDTGLLPGGILDSFEFEEENRRVMEQGGEPATARPVLLGITRASLATDSFLSAASFQETTRVLTDAAIKGKTDLLLGLKENVIIGKLIPAGTGMSRYRSLKPVLVDGEAKVAKAEGAEGEAEERVLPAGEAVEQAPAPAPAPA